DNA sequence from the Clostridia bacterium genome:
CGCGATCGCCGGGCTCGGCCTGCTGGTCGTCTTCGCGGTGCTCGTGCTGCTGATGGGCGTCATCAAGCTGATGGGCGTGTTCCTGAAGGATAAGGCGGCGCCCGCCGAAGCCGCGCCCGCGGCAGCGGCCGAAGCTCCCGCCGCGCCGGCCGCGGAAGCCCCCGGCTCCTGCGGCGAGGTCAAGCTCTTCGACGTGCCCGACAAGACCGCGGCGATGCTCATGGCGATAACCGCCGACAAGCTCGGCGAGCCGCTGAACACCCTGCGTTTCATCTCCATCAAAGAAGTAAAGTGACGAAAGGACGGAACCCGATATGAAATATAAGATAACTCTCAACGGAAAGACCTACGAGGTAGAGGTAGAGAAGGGCGAAGCCATCGTCGCCGCCGAATATGAAGCCATGGCTCCGGCTCCCGCCGCTCCTGCCGCCGCTCCGGCTCCAGCTCCGGCAGCCGCTCCGGCTCCCGCA
Encoded proteins:
- a CDS encoding OadG family protein, which codes for MAKSAGGVLAIAGLGLLVVFAVLVLLMGVIKLMGVFLKDKAAPAEAAPAAAAEAPAAPAAEAPGSCGEVKLFDVPDKTAAMLMAITADKLGEPLNTLRFISIKEVK